CTCTGGCGCCGATGGTAGATTCTCTTCCAAAGATCCCGGCAGGCCTCGGGCAGGCGCTGGAAAATGTAGATCAGCAGGTCGGCGCGTTCGGCGTGCTCGAGCCGCTGGCCGGGATCCTGCTCCCGGGCCGGACGGGTCTCGAGCCGCGTGTCGGGGCTTTCCCGGTCCCGTCGGCGCCGCTGGGCATAGTAGGCGTCCACCGAGCGGAAGCGGGCCGTCGTACGGACCAGTTTGAGAAAGCCCCCCGGAGAGTGGACCTTGCCCGCGCGCACGATTTGGAGGAGCTGGAGCAGGATCTCCTGGACCAGGCTCTCCGGGTCGTTGAAACGCCAGTTGCCACCCCTCACGATGGCCTCGACCCACCCCTGCACGGTGCGCACCGCGTCTTCTTCCCCGGCGAGGAAACCATCGTGAACCCTGGCGATGGTGCTGGCGTCGAGCCTGGTCAAGGCGATCACCCTTCATGGCCGATCCTCCTGGGAATCGTGCCGGCCTCGAGGCCGGCGCTCGCGCTCCCGGAATAAGGAGGTCGACAGGACCCCCCACGGCATTACTCGAGGGGGGTGACAAAGATCTCTTAACTTAGACCTTTTTCGTGGTAAATGTAACAGGCACGAGCCGTTCCCGACCTTCTGATCGAGGCGCGCCGGGGCTGGCCTGGGGCCTGCGCGGCGAATTCTGGGAGCCGGGATGAACGTTACGGTTTTTTTTCGCACGATTTTCACGGCGTCCGCTGTGTTGACCACGGCGGTGGCTGCGGCCCCCTCCGCGCCGCCGGAGGCCTGGGTGGTGGAAGAGTGCGCCCTCCAGGTGGAGGTGATCGATACCGACAGCGGCGCGTCTCTCGCGGTGATCGACCTGCGCGACCCCGACGGAGACGGGGCCGTCGATCCGCCCTGGGGGCTGGCCTTCTCCACGGTACCGGGAGCCGTGGACGATTTTGCTTTCGTCACCCAGCAGGGGCTGGTCAGCCTGATCGACGTCCGTGCGCGCGCGGTATCCACCGCGGCGCCCTACTTCGACGTGGCGGCCGCCCTGGGCCGGCCCGGGCTGGTGTTGCGGGGTTGCGCCACCTCGCCGCCCCGCTGGTTCGTCGACCCCACCGGGGCCCGGGGCCTGCGTTCGCTGCTCGACGTGGCCGGCACGCTGAGTGACGGACGCGCCGTGTTCGTGGTGCTCGACCAGCAAGAGCTGATCACCGGCGGCGCTCACCCGGTGGTCACCTGGGGGATTCTCGGTCGTGGCCGGGGGACGAGCGTGTCGGTGTCCGGGCTGCCGGCGGGCCGGGGCCGGCACACGCCCCTGTACGGGGTGATCGAGGAAAACTCGCAGGCCGATGCCCTGGCGGTCTACCAGGTGACCCTCGGCGAGGATCTCCTGGCGGGGGCTCAGGTCGAGTTGCTGCGACGCAGCGAACTGGGACCCGGGACCGCTCCCTCCACGTTTCGACCGGCGGCCGCCACGGGACGTCGCTTTCCCGTCATGCCTCTCGGTCCCGCCGGTGGGCTCGAAAACCTGGACACCGGGGGAAGTTGTACCCCCGGCGGGACCCTCGCATCTGTGGCGATCGCCGGCCCGGGGCCCAATTCCTACACGGTCTTCGCCCTCGATGGGGCGGCCGACGAGATCGTCGTGGTCGACCCGGCGGACTGCTCCGTCGAGCGCTTCGCGGCCGAGGCCGGGGCGCGGGACCTGGCCGTGGACCGGCCCATCGAATGGACCCGGCTGCTGGTGGCCAACCGGGACGACGACAGCCTGAGCCGTCTGCTGGCCGATGGCAGCCTGGCGCGTCTGCCCCTGGGCGGGGGGCCCACGGCCAACCTCTGTCCCGTCACGGTGGCCCTGCCGGCGACCCAGGTCTGCGCGGTGGAACTCACCGGCCAGTTCAAGGCGGACCTGGACGGCGACGGCAGCCAGGACGACATCCGCCTCGAGTGGCAGGCTCCGGGCTGTCCTTCGACCCAGGGTTACACCGTCTACTGCCAGTGCATCGATGCCGGGTCCGACTGTCCGTGTGCCTGCGACTGCCTGTTTCCGGATCCCTCCTGCATCTGTCCCGGTGTCGGCGGCACGCAACTCGGCCTGGGCGGGTCGACCGATACCCTGCTGGTCAATCCCTGGGATCCCCCGGTGCTGGAGAATCCGTGGAAGAAACTCGGAACGACCTTCGACACGGGGTTCGATCATCTCGGGGGGGCCGCGGGAGACGGAGTGGCCTACGGCGTGACCCTCGAGGACCAGCCGCCTCCCTGATGAGACGCGCGGCGGGTCTCGTCGTCGTGTGCGGACTCCTGCTCCTGTTGCAGGGCGGCTGCGGCAGCCCCCCCGCCGACGCCCCTCCCGTGGATCTCGAAGCCTGCCCGCCGGGGGACGAGCCCTGGCGGGCCGCCCTCGAGCGGGCCGACAACCAGGCGGCCCTCGAGGCCCTGGCCGTCCGCCTGGAGGCCGTCGATCCGCGCTGCGGAAAGCCCTGGCAAACGGCCTGGATCGAGGGACGGTTGTGCACCGAACGGGGAGAGATCGAGCCGGCCCGGGCCCGTCTTCTCGTGGCTCTCGAGCGGGCTCGCGCGGCCGGCGATCCGGTGGGAACCGCCCGCGCCGGAGATGACCTGGCCTGGCTCGAATACCGCAGCGGCCGGCTTGTGGAGGCCGAGCGTCTCTACCGCCAGGCCCTCGACGCGGCCATCGCGGCGGAGCGGGACGACCTGCAGGCCTTCCTGCGCAACAACCTCGTCCCGGTGCTGCTCGATCGGGGGAAAGTCGGCGAGGCGGTGGAACTCTTCGCCCGGGTGCCCGGCGAGTTGGAGGCGCTGGGCCTGGCCGGGGCGGCTCGGGGGGCCGCCTACAACCAGGCGGTGCTGCTGATCCAACTCGGGGACGTCCATGGCGGTCGCCCCCTGCTCGAGGCCATCCACCAGCGCTCGGTGGAGCAGGGCGATGACTGGACGGCCGCGGCCACCGCCGTGGTGCTGGGCAACCTCCACCGGGCCCTGGGCCAGCCGGCGGTTTCCATGCAGTGGTTGCAGCAGGTGGACGACGGGGAGCCCGAACTCGTCGCCCGAGCCCGGCTCGGCCTGGCGCGGCTGGCTCTCGCGCGGGGGGCCGCCGCCCATGCCCGGGCCCTGGCCGAGGAGGCCGTCGGCCTGGCCCGGGGCAGGGACGAGCCCCTGGCCCGGCTGGCCCGGGCCTTTGCCGCCGCCGCCCAGGTGGCCGCGGGGGACGCCACAGGTGGTCTGCGGCGGCTCGAAGCCCTCAACCGCGAGGGGGATACGGCCGCCCAAGGGGGCGATGCCTGGGTCGGCTGGTGGCTCGAGGGCCGGGCGCGGATGGCGCTCGGCCAGGGGGCGGTGGCCCGGGAGGCGCTCGAACGCGCGGTATCGCTTCTCGAGGGGCAGCGGGGCTCCCTCGAACCCGGCGGGGCGGGCCTGCGCTTCCTGCGCGAGCGTTTCGAGCCCTGGGCCGACCTGGCGTTGGCCTGGATGGGGGAAGGGGAGAGCACCGCGGCGGCGGGTCCCGTGGAGGCGGTCTATGGGCTGCTTCAGCGGCAAGGCCGGAGCCGGACGCCGGGCTTGCCGCCGGGTGAGCTGCTCGCCGGCCTCCAGCGCCGACTGGCTCCCGATGAGGTGGTGGTGGCCTACCTGCTCGGGGAAGACAGCGGGGTGGCCCTGGTGGTGCGGCGGGGCGAGGCGGAACTGGTCCGGGTGGGGGGACACGCGGCGGTGCGGACGCGGGTCGAGGCCTTCCGGGCCGCACTGGCCGCCGGTGGCGGGGCCGCCCAGGGCGCTGAACTCTCCCGCCTGCTGCTGGAGCCTCTCGGCCGGCACCTGGCGGCGTGTCGTCGCCTGATGATCGTCCCGGACCGGGAACTGGCCCTGCTGCCCTTCGGCGCCCTGCCGCTGCCGGGGGCCATGGACGGCGAGCCCCTGGGACTGCGCCTCGAGCTGTCCCTGCTGCCGGTGCTGGGAGATCCGCCCCGGACCGCCCCCCGGCCCGCTCCGGTATTGCTGGCGGGGCGCAGCCGCTTCGAGGGCAGCGGCCGCCCGGACCTGCCCTGGGCCGCCTGGGAGTTGTCCCGCCTGGCCGGGTTGTGGGGCGGGCGGGCGCAGCTCCTGGTGGAGCAGGAGCTGACCCTCGAGCGGTTGTTCGCGTTGCCCGTGGAGAACTTCCGTACCCTTCACTTCGCCACCCACGCCACGGCCTCGACGCGCAATCCCCGGCGCTGCGGAATCATTCTGGGGGACGATCAGCGCTTGGGGCTCGAGGAGATCAGAAAGCTGCATCTGGCCGACGCCCTGGTGGTGCTCTCGGCCTGTCGCACGGGGGAAGGGGAAGTGATTCCGGGGGAGGGGGTGGTAGGCCTGGGGCGCGCCTTTCTCGACGCGGGGGCCCGGGGCGTCCTCGTCAGTCTCTGGCCCGTGGCCGACCGCTCCACCGCACGGCTGATGGTCGCCTTTCATCGCGCGCTGGCTGCCGGCGCCACGCCTCCCCGGGCCTTGCTCGAAGCGCGGCGGGAGCTGTCGCGCAGCCATCGAGGCGCCGCCCGCCGTTCGCCTTTCGTCCTGCTCGAGGGTCGGGGTGCGGCGGCGCGGTGATTCAACAGGCCGGCGCCCGCGGGCAAGGCCAGGGCAGAACCGCATGGTGGATCTTCACCGCCGAGCCCGGGCCGGCGCCATGGCGTGCCGGCTGCGGAACGACGATCTGACGGCCCAGGGCTCCGGCGAGCTGCTCGAGGATGGGCTCGGTGGGCACGGCGGCATCGGCTTCGAAATGCACGATCTCCCGCACCGGTAGCGGGGCGCCCGGTTCCTTCCCGCGGCCCAGGCGCACGGCGGCCCGGGGAACCGCGCCCACCAGCCACCAGACATCGTCCTGGCCCCAGTTGGCCTTCATCGCCCGCGGGCTCGACCAGCCTCCCGCCACGGCGAGGAAGAGTTCGGTGCTCGACGAAGCTTCGAGGCGCTCGATGGGACAGGGGGGGGGCGCCGGGCCGGGCGAGAGCATCCGGGGCGCTATCGGGGCCGGCGTTTCGTTGGCGGCCCGGCCGCGCGAGGACCGGGTCGGGCCGACCTTCGCCCCGATTTTCCGGGCCAGGTGGACCGTGCGTCGCGCGGTCCGTCGCGCCGTGCCCGCCAGGGGCAGGGCCAGGCCGGCGACGAGGCGGCGGCGAAGCGCGGTGAGAACCAGCAGGCGAGGCGCCAGGGTGCCGAGCCGGCTCTTGTAGGTGCCCTTGCCGGGAAGGTAGTCGATGATCTCAGGAGCCCCTTCCTCCCAGGCCGCCTGGTGTGTCTCCCACTGGATGATCGTGCCCAGGGACAGGGAGGCCAGCCGCTGGTCGTAGACCGTCGAGTAGGAGATGGCCCGGCCGCCGAGCCGGAACCAGATGTGGGCGGCGGCGGGCACCCCCGCCAGTTCCAGCACGAACAGGCGTACCCACCGGCGTCGGTCGGCGGCCCGCAGCAGGTGCTGACGGTGGGCGGCGGTCAGCGGCCGGAGATCGCCCTTCCAGCTGGCGGCGTGGACCCGGAGGTAGGTTTCGAACCCTTCGTCGAGAGGCAGGCCCCCTTCGCCGCCATAGCGCAGCAGGCGCAGGGAACCCAGGGTCTGCGCCTTGCGCCGGCGCTTGCGGGTCGTTCTGCGCACCTCGGGAAAGCGACGGGCATGCTCGTCCCAACTCGGTTCCGCGTTCGCGAGACACTCGGTGGTGCCTTCTGTCAGGTGGATCCGGAACCCGCTGCTCTCGAGTGCCTGGCACAGGGGGCGGACCTGCGGGTCGGTCGAGGGCAGGGCCAGAAGCTGGAGTTCGCGGGCACCGGCCCCGGCCGCCGCTTCGACCAGGGGAGCGAGGAGCGAGGCGTCGGGTCGCTCTTCATCCACCACCACGCGGTAGCGGGGACGATAGCCGATGGCGGGGATGGTCCAGCGTCCCGATCGGCCCGCGATCATCGGCATCAGCGCCCGCAAGCGGCCGTCTTCGAAGACGGCGGGAGTGCGCATGCGGGTGATCAGGTGTGCCGGCGCCACCGCAGCCCACGACTCGAGCCATGAACAGGTGTCGTAGAGATCGGCGCTCGCCCCGCGCCCCTCCACCAGGCGGTCCCATGCATCCCGGAGCGACGGCCACGGGCCGGCGCCCTCGAGGACGCGTACTTCTCGATGCATCTTCCCACCTCCCACCGCTGCCGCCCGTGCATCTACGGGCAAGCGGGTGACCGGTCAAGGCCCCGGGAGCAGGGCGGGCCAAAACGAAATGCCATGGAGTGGTGAGCGCCGACAGGCTGATTTTCGAGTCAGGGGGACGGATCCGGCTGCGATGCATCGATGGCATCGTCCGGGGGATCGGGGGCCGGGTCGAGCCATTCCAGAATTTCTTCCACGGAGGGGACACGCCCGGCGGCGAGCACTCGACCGTCGAGGAGCAGGGCCGGAGCGGCCTGGAGCCCAAGGGCGATGATTTCCATGATGCCGGAAACGGATTCGACCTCCACCTGGCCTTGGTGGAGGTCGACGGCCTGTCGAACGCGGGCCTCGAGCAGGACACAGCGAGAACAGCCGGTGCCGGCGACCTGCAGCCTGCGTGTCATCGTTCGCCCTTCGGGACCGCCGACGGCATCCCCGGTCCGGAGCGGTCCGGACCGGGGACGGGACTCGGTTGGGTCTCAGGAGCCGAAGTCGTAGGACTCCACGTGCATCTTGGGCGGATCACCGGCTTCGGCGATCGTGCCCTGCACCTCGACGGTGGCCTTGTCGTAGCGCTTTGTGAACAGTTCGCTCTCCTGGTCGGAATCCAGGACGACGTAGCCGCCATCGGCGGTCTGGATCGCGGCGGCGCAGGAGTCGGTGACGTGGTAGGTGCAGTGGGCGCAGCCCAGGGTGCCGGAGATCTCGACCGCCTGGCCGACTTCCCAGTTCGCGGCGTCCGCCTTCGTCTCGGTGTGCGTTTCGGCGGCCGTGGCCTCGGGAGCCGGGGTTTCTGCCGGGGCGGCGG
Above is a window of Acidobacteriota bacterium DNA encoding:
- a CDS encoding sigma-70 family RNA polymerase sigma factor codes for the protein MIALTRLDASTIARVHDGFLAGEEDAVRTVQGWVEAIVRGGNWRFNDPESLVQEILLQLLQIVRAGKVHSPGGFLKLVRTTARFRSVDAYYAQRRRRDRESPDTRLETRPAREQDPGQRLEHAERADLLIYIFQRLPEACRDLWKRIYHRRQSASQAAAELGITPNNLRVRLHRCLERAREIRREYEAMVPKCS
- a CDS encoding CHAT domain-containing tetratricopeptide repeat protein — encoded protein: MRRAAGLVVVCGLLLLLQGGCGSPPADAPPVDLEACPPGDEPWRAALERADNQAALEALAVRLEAVDPRCGKPWQTAWIEGRLCTERGEIEPARARLLVALERARAAGDPVGTARAGDDLAWLEYRSGRLVEAERLYRQALDAAIAAERDDLQAFLRNNLVPVLLDRGKVGEAVELFARVPGELEALGLAGAARGAAYNQAVLLIQLGDVHGGRPLLEAIHQRSVEQGDDWTAAATAVVLGNLHRALGQPAVSMQWLQQVDDGEPELVARARLGLARLALARGAAAHARALAEEAVGLARGRDEPLARLARAFAAAAQVAAGDATGGLRRLEALNREGDTAAQGGDAWVGWWLEGRARMALGQGAVAREALERAVSLLEGQRGSLEPGGAGLRFLRERFEPWADLALAWMGEGESTAAAGPVEAVYGLLQRQGRSRTPGLPPGELLAGLQRRLAPDEVVVAYLLGEDSGVALVVRRGEAELVRVGGHAAVRTRVEAFRAALAAGGGAAQGAELSRLLLEPLGRHLAACRRLMIVPDRELALLPFGALPLPGAMDGEPLGLRLELSLLPVLGDPPRTAPRPAPVLLAGRSRFEGSGRPDLPWAAWELSRLAGLWGGRAQLLVEQELTLERLFALPVENFRTLHFATHATASTRNPRRCGIILGDDQRLGLEEIRKLHLADALVVLSACRTGEGEVIPGEGVVGLGRAFLDAGARGVLVSLWPVADRSTARLMVAFHRALAAGATPPRALLEARRELSRSHRGAARRSPFVLLEGRGAAAR
- a CDS encoding GNAT family N-acetyltransferase — its product is MHREVRVLEGAGPWPSLRDAWDRLVEGRGASADLYDTCSWLESWAAVAPAHLITRMRTPAVFEDGRLRALMPMIAGRSGRWTIPAIGYRPRYRVVVDEERPDASLLAPLVEAAAGAGARELQLLALPSTDPQVRPLCQALESSGFRIHLTEGTTECLANAEPSWDEHARRFPEVRRTTRKRRRKAQTLGSLRLLRYGGEGGLPLDEGFETYLRVHAASWKGDLRPLTAAHRQHLLRAADRRRWVRLFVLELAGVPAAAHIWFRLGGRAISYSTVYDQRLASLSLGTIIQWETHQAAWEEGAPEIIDYLPGKGTYKSRLGTLAPRLLVLTALRRRLVAGLALPLAGTARRTARRTVHLARKIGAKVGPTRSSRGRAANETPAPIAPRMLSPGPAPPPCPIERLEASSSTELFLAVAGGWSSPRAMKANWGQDDVWWLVGAVPRAAVRLGRGKEPGAPLPVREIVHFEADAAVPTEPILEQLAGALGRQIVVPQPARHGAGPGSAVKIHHAVLPWPCPRAPAC
- a CDS encoding thioredoxin family protein encodes the protein MTRRLQVAGTGCSRCVLLEARVRQAVDLHQGQVEVESVSGIMEIIALGLQAAPALLLDGRVLAAGRVPSVEEILEWLDPAPDPPDDAIDASQPDPSP